From one Brachypodium distachyon strain Bd21 chromosome 4, Brachypodium_distachyon_v3.0, whole genome shotgun sequence genomic stretch:
- the LOC100846541 gene encoding heterogeneous nuclear ribonucleoprotein 1 codes for MEADAGKLFIGGISWDTNEDRLREYFEKYGEVVEAVIMRDRATGRARGFGFIVFADPAVAERVIMEKHMIDGRMVEAKKAVPRDDQQALSKSGGSTHGSPGPSRTKKIFVGGLASTVNEADFRTYFEQFGTITDVVVMYDHNTQRPRGFGFITYDSEEAVDKALFKTFHELNGKMVEVKRAVPKELSPGPSMRSPAGGINYVMNRANSFLNGYTQGYNPSPVGGYGMRMDARFGLLSGGRSSYPSFGGGYGIGMNFDPGMNPGIGGSSSFNNSVQYGRQINPYYSGNSGRYNSNISYGGVNDNSGSVFNSLARNLWGNSGLNYSSNSANSSSFMSSANGGLGGIGNNNVNWGTPPVPAQGASAGSGYGSGNFGYGSSENNFNLSPGAYGRNAGSGGVNASLNQSSNGYGRNFGDSSGAGGGSIYGDTTWRSGSELDGTSPFGYGLGNAASDVTAKSSAGYMGH; via the exons ATGGAGGCGGACGCCGGGAAGCTGTTCATCGGCGGCATCTCGTGGGATACCAACGAGGACCGCCTAAGGGAGTACTTTGAGAAGTACGGCGAGGTGGTGGAGGCCGTCATCATGCGCGACCGGGCCACCGGCCGCGCCCGGGGCTTCGGGTTCATCGTGTTTGCCGACCCGGCAGTTGCAGAGCGGGTCATAATGGAGAAGCATATGATCGATGGGCGCATG GTGGAGGCGAAGAAAGCTGTTCCTAGGGACGATCAGCAAGCTCTTAGCAAGAGTGGTGGCAGTACTCATGGATCACCAGGGCCCAGTCGCACCAAGAAGATATTTGTCGGTGGTCTTGCGTCCACCGTGAATGAGGCAGACTTCAGGACATACTTTGAGCAGTTTGGCACGATCACTGATGTTGTCGTGATGTATGATCACAACACACAGCGTCCTAGAGGGTTTGGATTCATAACTTATGATTCAGAAGAAGCTGTGGACAAGGCATTGTTCAAAACCTTCCATGAACTAAATGGTAAGATGGTTGAGGTCAAGAGGGCTGTTCCTAAGGAGCTATCACCTGGACCTAGCATGCGCTCTCCTGCTGGTGGAATCAACTATGTCATGAACAGGGCCAATAGCTTTCTCAATGGGTATACCCAAGGTTACAATCCAAGCCCAGTAGGTGGCTATGGAATGAGGATGGATGCAAGGTTTGGGCTTCTATCAGGCGGCCGTAGCAGTTATCCTTCTTTTGGTGGTGGTTATGGAATTGGTATGAATTTTGACCCAGGGATGAACCCTGGTATTGGTGGAAGCTCAAGCTTCAACAATAGTGTCCAGTATGGACGTCAGATCAATCCATACTACAGTGGCAATTCGGGTAGATACAATAGCAACATTAGCTATGGTGGAGTCAATGATAATTCTGGGTCAGTGTTTAACTCGCTGGCTCGTAATCTATGGGGTAATTCAGGTCTTAATTACTCTTCCAACTCTGCAAACTCTAGTTCCTTCATGTCATCTGCAAATGGGGGCCTTGGTGGAATTGGTAACAACAATGTGAATTGGGGAACCCCTCCTGTGCCTGCTCAAGGTGCTAGTGCTGGCTCAGGCTATGGCAGTGGGAATTTCGGTTATGGATCCAGCGAAAATAACTTTAATCTGAGTCCTGGTGCTTATGGAAGGAACGCTGGATCAGGCGGCGTCAATGCTTCACTCAACCAATCAAGCAATGGATATGGAAGGAACTTTGGAGATTCATCAGGAGCTGGTGGTGGCTCCATCTATGGAGACACAACTTGGAGATCTGGATCTGAGCTTGATGGAACCAGCCCATTCGGGTATGGGCTTGGGAATGCAGCTTCAGATGTTACAGCAAAGAGCTCAGCGGGTTACATGGGGCATTAA